A region of the Pricia mediterranea genome:
AACTCGTTGAGTACCTGCTCGCTGACCTGATAGGTGCCCAAAAAGTTGATGGACAGGGGGGCGACCACGTAGTACCCGAACAGTACGCCCATAAAGAACAACAGCGAAGCAATCACGATAAACCCGCGGGAATGCTTGCGTTCGTTGGGATGCAAGCCAGGGCTGATGAACTTCCACAGCTCCCAAAGTACATAGGGGAAACCTACGATGAAACCCACCCATATGGCCGTCCAAATATCCGCGGAGAACTGTCCCCCCATCGTACGGCTCTGAATGGTAAAAGGCAGCTCGTCTTTGCAAAAGTCGGAATCGAAGCCCAAGGAAGTCGCAATATTACAGAACAACCTGTAAGTGGGGAAATCCATGTCCTTCGGACCGAAAATAATAACATCGAAAACGAATCCGCTGAAAACAAAGGCGACGCATCCGATGAGGACCACCGCCAACACCGAGCGAATCAAATGCCAGCGCAGTTCTTCCAAATGATCGAGGAACGACATTTCGTCGGGGGACTTCGTAGTGCTGTTTGCCATAGGGACTTTAACTAATTATCCGTTTAATTGTTGTTCTAAAATCTGTCGATCATCTTTTCCTCTGCGTCCGGCTTCCGAATTTTATCACGTCCGGTTGTCGGGGTGTTTTCTTTTCGTCCTTCAATCCTTTTGTCCTTCCGTCCTACAGATTTACTGACTACTTCTGATCCTATCCTCCACTAGAGTATCCCTTCATTGATCAGATTGTGCAAATGTACGACTCCGACATATTTTTTTCCGCTTACGCCCAATAATTGTGAAATGCCGTTGGCCTGCATGAGCTCCAAAGCTTCTACGGCCAGCACGTCTATGGGAACGGTCTTGGGGTTCGAGGTCATGATATCCCTTGCGATGAGACCACTGATATTGTCATATCTGTTTAGCATCCTGCGGATGTCTCCGTCGGTTATAATCCCCAAGATCTCATCGTGTTCGGTCACAGCCGTAGCACCGAGCATCTTTTCCGAAATCTCTACGATGACCTGTTTGACAGGGGTGTCACTGTTTACCTCCGGTTTTTGATTGTTGCCTACAATATCGGAGACCCTGAGATATAGGCGTTTGCCCAAGGCACCACCGGGATGGTACTTGGCAAAATCGGTGCTGCTGAATCCCTTGATCTCCAATAAACAGATGGCCAAGGCATCGCCCATGACCAATTGCGCGGTCGTACTGGTAGTAGGGGCCAGGTTATTGGGGCAGGCCTCCTTCTCCACAAAGGTGTTGAGTACGAAATCTGCCTGTTGCCCCAGATACGAATCGACATTCCCGGTCATGCCGATCAATTTGTTCTTCCCCCGTTTGATCAAGGGAACCAGCATCTTGATTTCCGGCGTGCTCCCACTTTTGGAGATGCAGATTACCACATCATCCTTTAGAATCGTGCCGAGGTCGCCGTGAATGGCGTCACCGGCATGCATGAAAATGGCCGGCGTACCGGTTGAATTCAGGGTGGCGGCGATTTTAGTGGCTATAATGGCGCTTTTACCGATACCGGAAACGATAATCCTTCCCTTTGTGGCAACGATACAGTTTACCGCATCGACGAACCCATCGTCCAACAGGGTCGATAGATGTTCGATTGAGGCACTTTCTGCCGCAATGGTTTTTTTGGCTGTAGCAAGAATGCTCTGGGAGTCGATCAAATCTCTGGAAATATTAAGGGATAGTTTCCTAAAACTATCAAAAAAATAAAATAAATATAAAAGTTTATCCTATCTTTAAATGTTGTCGTAAATTTTTTCCATCACAAAATTACGTAATCAATTCCAAGAGATCGGTAATTTCCACATTTAGATAGAAATTAATTATGGATACGTCATTGGTCGACCAACCAAAAATACTTATCTTAATCCGCTGATTATTAGTAATAACAATGACAAAAGAAACTACGCCGTTGAACAAGACGGACTTACATAAATCCCTAAAAAAATACTTCGGTTTCTCCGAGTTTAAGGGCCTTCAAGAAAACGTTATTTCAAGTATCGTACAAGGACACAACACCTTTGCCATCATGCCGACCGGTGGGGGTAAATCGCTGTGCTATCAACTTCCGGCCCTGATTCAGGAAGGTACGGCCATTGTCGTATCACCTTTAATCGCCTTGATGAAAAACCAGGTCGATGCCATCCGCGGTATTTCTTCACAGCGGGGAATCGCACACGTACTGAATTCCTCCCTCACCAAAAGCGAAATTAGAGAGGTAAAACAGGACATCAGCGACGGCATAACCAAATTACTCTACGTGGCGCCAGAGTCCCTGACCAAGGAAGACTATGTGGAATTTTTAAAATCGGTTAAACTTTCGTTCACCGCTATCGATGAGGCGCATTGTATTTCGGAATGGGGCCATGATTTTCGGCCGGAATACCGTAACCTTCGGTCTATTGTGGACCGGCTAGATCCCGACATGCCCATCATCGCATTGACCGCGACCGCTACCCCGAAGGTGCAGGAAGATATTCTAAAAAACTTAGGGATTCCCGATGCAAATACGTTTAAGGCCTCGTTCAACCGTCCCAATCTATTTTATGAGGTCCGTCCCAAGACCGCTGATGTGGATACGGATATCATTCGTTTCGTCAAGAAGAATGCGGGAAAATCGGGTATTATCTACTGTTTGAGCAGAAAACGCGTAGAACAATTGGCCCAGATTTTACAGGTCAATGGAATAAGCGCTGTACCCTATCATGCCGGTTTCGACGCCAAGACCCGATCTAAATATCAGGATATGTTCTTGATGGAGGATGTCGATGTGGTAGTCGCCACAATCGCTTTTGGAATGGGAATCGATAAACCCGATGTGCGTTTTGTAATCCATAACGACATCCCTAAAAGTATCGAAAGCTATTATCAGGAGACCGGTCGTGCCGGAAGGGACGGGGGCGAGGGCCACTGTCTGGCGTTTTATGCCTATAAGGATATTGAAAAGTTGGAAAAGTTCATCGCCAATAAGCCCGTTGCCGAACAGGAAATCGGCAATGCGTTGCTCCAAGAGGTGGTGGCCTATGCGGAAACCTCGATGAGCCGCCGCAAATTCATGCTGCACTATTTCGGGGAGGAATTCGACGGGATTAACGGGGATGGGGCGGATATGGACGACAACGTACGAAATCCCAAAGAAAAACAAGAGGCTAAGGACGAGGTCGTAAAATTGATCAGAGCGGTCAAGGAAACCAGCGAAAAGTTTAAGTCCAAAGAAATCGTAAAGACCCTCACCGGCAAGGTCAACGCACTGGTGTCTTCCCACAAGGCCGATGAGAAACCAGTTTTCGGTATCGGTGCGGATAAGGACAAGAACTATTGGATGGCCTTGATACGTCAGGTGCTGGTGGCCGGCCTCTTGCGAAAAGAAATAGAGCAGTACGGCATTCTACGGGTTACCGAAAAGGGAAAGGCCTTTTTGGAAAATCCCGGGTCGTTCATGATGACCAGGGACCACACGTACAGTGAGGAGAAGGTCGATGATATATCGAGTTCCGCCAAATCGGGCGTTACCGATGAAAAGCTTTTGAACCAACTCAAGGATCTCCGGCGGGCCCAAGCCAAGAAACTGGGCGTGCCCCCATTCGTGATTTTTCAGGACCCCTCCTTGGAAGATATGGCAATGAAATATCCCATCGACAAAGATGAACTGACCAATATTCATGGGGTAGGGGAAGGAAAGGCCAGAAAATACGGGAAACCATTTATCACGTTTATAGCCGATTATGTCGAGGAAAACGATATCATTAGGCCCGATGACCTAGTGGTCAAGAGTACGGGCGCCAATTCGGCGCTGAAGCTGTACATCATACAGAACGTGGACAGAAAGCTTCCGCTGACCGACATTGCCTCCTCAAAGGGAATCAACATGCCCGAGTTGATCCAAGAAATGGAACAGATCGTGTATAGCGGTACAAAGCTGAATTTGGACTATTGGGTCAACGAAGAGTTGGACGAGGATCAGCAGGAAGAAATCCACGAGTACTTTCTGGAGGCCGAAACCGACGATATCGATGAGGCCATGGAAGAATTCGACGGGGATTACGAAGACGATGAACTTCGATTGTACCGGCTGAAATTCATCAGTGAGGTAGCGAACTGATCTACACTACGGCACGCTGCAAAAGTTCCAAGGTCATCATTTGGGTATTCAGGGTTGCATTGATTCCGATCGGAAAGGTGAAATTATTTTCCACATGCCCAAAGCTCATGCCGTAAACCGCCGGTATATTCAAAGGCCGCAGTCTATCCATGAGAACTTCTTTTAAAGTAAACGATTCGGGGTTGGTAGAGGCGTTGCACCCTGCACTGACCCCGAAGGCGATTCCGGCAGCTTTGGTAAACGTATCGCCCTCGATCAGTTGGGTCAGCATACGGTCGATGCGATAGGGTGCCTCCTCTACATCTTCCAGACAGACGATGGCGTCGGTCAAGTCGATTTCATGCGGGGTACCGATCAGGGCGTTGACCAAGGTAAGGCTGCCCCCGACCAATTTTCCCGTGGCCGTCCCCGGGGTGATGGTATACCGTTCGTACTCGGGATCGGTTCTCAGGGCATAGTCCGACAACTCGACATTTTCTATCAAGTAATTCTTCTTTGGGCGCATCACGACGTTCCGCAACTGCTTCATACTGTAGGGGTCGTTTAAGGTACTGCCGACGGGGCCGTGAAAGCCTACAAGTCCCGTTTCCTGATAGATAGCGTTCAAAAGGGCGGTAACATCGCTAAAACCGATCAGCGCCTTCGGATTTTCCCTGATATTTTCGTAATCGATCATGGGCAGAATGCGGGTGCACCCATAGCCGCCCCGGGCGCAGAGAATCCCGTCGATATCAGGGTTGGCGAACATCTCGTTCAGGTCCGCCACCCGTTCCGAATCCGTATTACTAAAATAACCGAAGTTGCCAATAATGCGTTCGGTATGGTAGGGTTTGAACCCCATGGTTCTTAGTGCTTTTTTTGCATCATCGAGCACGTGTGGCTTGACCGAATATCCAGGGGCGATCAGGCCGATGGTATCTCCTTTCTTTAATCGTTTGGGAAGTAGGTTGTCTGTAGTGCGATGGGTGCTTTTAGCGGTAATAAATTGGGGTACGAAGGCCGTAGCGGCCAGGCCCATGGCCGAAGCCATAAATTCCCTTCTTTTTGTCATGGTGTAGTTTGGATTAAACTGCGGGACGGATTGTTAAATCAAAGGTGGTCCCGGACTGGAATAGGTAAAGTTAACAAAAATCCATGGCAAAAGCCGCCCCCGGGTTACATGGAGACGGCTTTCTTTCTTCTTGGGTGCCGGAAAATTCGAAGTTTAACGGGCGGAGGTGCCTCCGTTGTTTCCCGATCTTTGTAATTGGCGCCGAATTTTATCAATGGCGGATTCAATGGATTTATCCGGCTCGATAATATTGTATTCGCCCCAAAAATTGGGATCTGAAAAACCGATGGCCTCATCGGCGAGAATGATGGAGGATTTCATTCGCTCCCTGGCTCTGGGAAAGTCGGAATCCTTGTTCTTTTTCCAGTCGGTCACCGCCATTTCGCAGGTCATGCTATACACGGAATTGAACAGACGCTTGTCCCAATTGATCTTGAAGGTCATCAATACATTGCTGTACCCATAATACCAACGGCCGTTTTTTTCCCTATAATCCACGCGATAGGCCACTTCGGTAGGCCAGACCCTGGCATTGGAGGGCTTTTTACGTACGAACATACGGGCCGCCCTGTCCCTATCCGTAATATTTAGCGAAAAAATGGCGCTCGTTAAAATTTTGTTTTCGGCATCTATATAAAGTTTACCTTGATACAAAGGGT
Encoded here:
- the tatC gene encoding twin-arginine translocase subunit TatC, with the protein product MANSTTKSPDEMSFLDHLEELRWHLIRSVLAVVLIGCVAFVFSGFVFDVIIFGPKDMDFPTYRLFCNIATSLGFDSDFCKDELPFTIQSRTMGGQFSADIWTAIWVGFIVGFPYVLWELWKFISPGLHPNERKHSRGFIVIASLLFFMGVLFGYYVVAPLSINFLGTYQVSEQVLNEFDIGSYISTVRSAVIACGILFELPIIIYFLTKVGIVTPEILKKYRKIALVIVLILSAVITPPDVTSQIIVAVPVIVLYQVSIYISKVVLRREAKKERRAQGKAMKKQ
- a CDS encoding KpsF/GutQ family sugar-phosphate isomerase produces the protein MIDSQSILATAKKTIAAESASIEHLSTLLDDGFVDAVNCIVATKGRIIVSGIGKSAIIATKIAATLNSTGTPAIFMHAGDAIHGDLGTILKDDVVICISKSGSTPEIKMLVPLIKRGKNKLIGMTGNVDSYLGQQADFVLNTFVEKEACPNNLAPTTSTTAQLVMGDALAICLLEIKGFSSTDFAKYHPGGALGKRLYLRVSDIVGNNQKPEVNSDTPVKQVIVEISEKMLGATAVTEHDEILGIITDGDIRRMLNRYDNISGLIARDIMTSNPKTVPIDVLAVEALELMQANGISQLLGVSGKKYVGVVHLHNLINEGIL
- the recQ gene encoding DNA helicase RecQ, coding for MTKETTPLNKTDLHKSLKKYFGFSEFKGLQENVISSIVQGHNTFAIMPTGGGKSLCYQLPALIQEGTAIVVSPLIALMKNQVDAIRGISSQRGIAHVLNSSLTKSEIREVKQDISDGITKLLYVAPESLTKEDYVEFLKSVKLSFTAIDEAHCISEWGHDFRPEYRNLRSIVDRLDPDMPIIALTATATPKVQEDILKNLGIPDANTFKASFNRPNLFYEVRPKTADVDTDIIRFVKKNAGKSGIIYCLSRKRVEQLAQILQVNGISAVPYHAGFDAKTRSKYQDMFLMEDVDVVVATIAFGMGIDKPDVRFVIHNDIPKSIESYYQETGRAGRDGGEGHCLAFYAYKDIEKLEKFIANKPVAEQEIGNALLQEVVAYAETSMSRRKFMLHYFGEEFDGINGDGADMDDNVRNPKEKQEAKDEVVKLIRAVKETSEKFKSKEIVKTLTGKVNALVSSHKADEKPVFGIGADKDKNYWMALIRQVLVAGLLRKEIEQYGILRVTEKGKAFLENPGSFMMTRDHTYSEEKVDDISSSAKSGVTDEKLLNQLKDLRRAQAKKLGVPPFVIFQDPSLEDMAMKYPIDKDELTNIHGVGEGKARKYGKPFITFIADYVEENDIIRPDDLVVKSTGANSALKLYIIQNVDRKLPLTDIASSKGINMPELIQEMEQIVYSGTKLNLDYWVNEELDEDQQEEIHEYFLEAETDDIDEAMEEFDGDYEDDELRLYRLKFISEVAN
- a CDS encoding S66 peptidase family protein, whose translation is MTKRREFMASAMGLAATAFVPQFITAKSTHRTTDNLLPKRLKKGDTIGLIAPGYSVKPHVLDDAKKALRTMGFKPYHTERIIGNFGYFSNTDSERVADLNEMFANPDIDGILCARGGYGCTRILPMIDYENIRENPKALIGFSDVTALLNAIYQETGLVGFHGPVGSTLNDPYSMKQLRNVVMRPKKNYLIENVELSDYALRTDPEYERYTITPGTATGKLVGGSLTLVNALIGTPHEIDLTDAIVCLEDVEEAPYRIDRMLTQLIEGDTFTKAAGIAFGVSAGCNASTNPESFTLKEVLMDRLRPLNIPAVYGMSFGHVENNFTFPIGINATLNTQMMTLELLQRAVV